One window of the Kallotenue papyrolyticum genome contains the following:
- a CDS encoding ABC transporter ATP-binding protein, whose amino-acid sequence MTVLLDVDNIETYIGQYRILDGVSLAVEAGSITALLGRNGAGKTTTLKSILGLTPPRSGTIRFMGERLNGRRTCQIARLGIGYVPEHRAIFRDLTVQENLTLAERRPGDLRRKAELIFGLFPDLERLARLKGGQLSGGQQQMLAIARALVPDNRLLLIDEPSEGLAPVLIEHLMSAIKQLSSHTTVLLVEQNFRMASAISQRYFILDDGRTVHSGAMAELRRNQSLIHTYLGAT is encoded by the coding sequence ATGACTGTTTTGCTGGATGTTGACAACATCGAAACCTACATCGGCCAGTACCGCATTCTGGACGGCGTTTCGCTCGCGGTCGAGGCCGGTTCGATCACGGCGCTGCTGGGGCGCAACGGCGCGGGCAAGACTACCACGCTCAAGTCGATCCTGGGCCTCACGCCGCCGCGCTCCGGAACGATCCGTTTCATGGGCGAGCGCCTCAATGGACGGCGCACCTGCCAGATCGCGCGCCTGGGCATCGGCTACGTTCCGGAGCATCGCGCCATCTTCCGCGATCTAACCGTGCAGGAAAATCTGACGCTGGCCGAGCGGCGGCCAGGCGATCTGCGCCGCAAGGCCGAGCTGATCTTCGGCCTGTTTCCCGATCTCGAACGGCTGGCGCGCCTCAAGGGCGGCCAGCTCTCCGGCGGGCAGCAGCAGATGCTGGCGATCGCCCGCGCCCTGGTGCCGGACAACCGGCTGCTGCTGATCGACGAGCCGAGCGAGGGCCTGGCGCCGGTGCTGATCGAGCACCTCATGAGCGCGATTAAGCAGCTCAGCAGCCATACCACGGTGCTGCTGGTGGAGCAGAATTTCCGCATGGCCAGCGCGATCAGTCAGCGCTATTTCATCCTGGACGATGGACGGACGGTGCACAGCGGTGCGATGGCCGAGCTGCGCCGCAACCAGAGCTTGATCCACACCTACCTGGGGGCAACATGA
- a CDS encoding ABC transporter ATP-binding protein yields the protein MTTPIIQTEHVSRFFGGLQAVRDVSIAIAPGSFHAIIGPNGAGKTTLFNLLSGSLSPSSGRILFRGRDITGTPPYRMAHLGVGRAYQITSLFPNLTVLENVRLAAQARGRDTFKLWRHSDDLRAYIERAEAVIALVGLAGREALPASALAHGDKRKLELALLLAGDPEVLLLDEPTAGMASNQVPELMAIIDQLRRSGQRTIVMVEHRMDVVMAVSDRITVMHQGAVLAEGTPREIAADRRVQQAYLGELYEDSLAGA from the coding sequence ATGACCACACCGATTATCCAGACCGAACATGTTTCGCGCTTTTTCGGTGGCCTGCAGGCGGTGCGCGATGTCTCGATCGCCATCGCGCCGGGAAGCTTCCATGCGATCATCGGTCCCAACGGCGCGGGCAAGACCACGCTCTTCAATCTGCTGAGCGGATCGCTGTCGCCGAGCAGCGGGCGTATCCTGTTCAGGGGGCGTGACATTACCGGCACGCCGCCCTACCGCATGGCGCATCTGGGTGTTGGCCGCGCCTATCAGATCACCAGCCTTTTTCCCAACCTGACGGTGCTGGAGAATGTGCGGCTGGCGGCGCAGGCGCGTGGCCGGGATACCTTCAAGCTCTGGCGGCACAGCGACGATCTGCGCGCGTACATCGAACGCGCCGAGGCGGTGATCGCGCTGGTGGGCCTGGCCGGACGCGAGGCGCTGCCGGCCAGCGCGCTGGCCCATGGCGACAAGCGCAAGCTGGAGCTGGCCCTGCTGCTGGCGGGCGATCCCGAGGTGCTGTTGCTGGACGAGCCGACCGCGGGGATGGCGTCCAATCAGGTGCCGGAGCTGATGGCGATCATCGATCAGCTGCGCCGTTCCGGCCAGCGCACGATCGTGATGGTCGAGCACCGCATGGATGTGGTGATGGCCGTCTCGGATCGCATCACGGTGATGCACCAGGGCGCGGTGCTGGCCGAGGGCACGCCGCGCGAGATCGCCGCCGACCGCCGCGTGCAGCAGGCCTACCTGGGCGAACTCTACGAGGATAGCCTCGCCGGCGCATGA
- a CDS encoding substrate-binding domain-containing protein, with amino-acid sequence MKRLFSLVMLWSIVAALLAACGGAPATPATGANTSPAAASSPAAASSPTAAASPQGTEASPAPAAAGGASSGKPLKIGLVTDQSKALMLYGQQEINGFMLGLQYATDGTMEVAGRKLEVIIRDDENNADRARQLARELIERDGVEVLQCCASTTSALAVIEVAKENQKIVIVDPAAGPQITGSNFNRYVFRTGRNTLQDALTAGPYIVENIGKEFVQIAPDTDFGKGSAASWRTVIEGAGGRFVAEDVLIPADTTDFTPYLQRVLDAADENGAKVLFVTWAGSNFPRLFQQMREQGVLDKLTLATGFGDNATMKAVYTDAIGAVGVIVYHYTLPKNPVNDWLVQEHKKQHGTPPDLFTAGGMAAAIALVEALKKTGGDTDAEKMIAAMEGMSFQGPKGTYTFRKEDHQALQPMYMVKLVNLDDPEMRFFELLEERSPEETAPPIMVPKP; translated from the coding sequence ATGAAGCGTCTGTTCTCGCTCGTGATGCTTTGGAGCATCGTTGCCGCGCTGCTGGCCGCCTGTGGGGGCGCACCGGCCACGCCCGCAACCGGCGCCAACACCTCGCCCGCCGCTGCGTCCAGCCCGGCGGCCGCGTCCAGCCCGACCGCCGCCGCCAGTCCACAGGGGACAGAGGCCAGCCCGGCGCCCGCAGCGGCGGGCGGTGCGTCGAGCGGCAAGCCGCTCAAGATCGGCCTGGTGACCGACCAGTCCAAGGCCCTGATGCTGTATGGCCAGCAGGAGATCAACGGTTTCATGCTCGGCCTGCAGTACGCCACCGACGGCACCATGGAGGTGGCTGGCCGCAAGCTGGAGGTGATCATCCGCGACGACGAAAACAATGCCGATCGCGCCCGCCAGCTGGCGCGCGAGCTGATCGAGCGCGATGGCGTTGAGGTGCTGCAGTGCTGCGCCTCGACAACCTCGGCGCTGGCGGTGATCGAGGTCGCCAAGGAAAACCAGAAGATCGTTATTGTCGATCCCGCCGCCGGTCCGCAGATCACCGGCTCGAACTTCAACCGCTACGTCTTCCGCACCGGTCGCAACACGCTGCAGGACGCTCTGACCGCCGGGCCGTACATCGTCGAGAACATCGGCAAGGAGTTCGTGCAGATCGCGCCCGACACGGACTTCGGCAAGGGCTCTGCTGCCTCGTGGCGGACCGTGATCGAGGGCGCGGGTGGCCGATTCGTGGCCGAGGATGTGCTGATCCCCGCCGATACCACCGATTTCACGCCCTACCTGCAGCGTGTGCTCGATGCCGCCGACGAGAACGGCGCGAAGGTGCTGTTTGTCACCTGGGCCGGCAGCAACTTCCCGCGCCTGTTCCAGCAGATGCGCGAACAGGGCGTGCTCGATAAGTTGACGCTGGCAACCGGCTTCGGCGACAATGCCACCATGAAGGCGGTCTATACCGACGCGATCGGCGCCGTGGGCGTGATCGTCTACCACTATACCCTGCCCAAGAACCCGGTCAACGACTGGCTGGTGCAGGAGCACAAGAAGCAGCACGGCACGCCACCCGATCTCTTCACCGCCGGCGGTATGGCCGCGGCCATTGCGCTGGTCGAGGCGCTGAAGAAGACCGGCGGCGATACCGATGCCGAAAAGATGATCGCCGCGATGGAGGGCATGTCCTTCCAGGGACCCAAGGGCACCTATACCTTCCGCAAGGAGGATCATCAGGCGCTCCAGCCGATGTACATGGTCAAACTGGTCAACCTGGATGACCCCGAAATGCGCTTCTTCGAATTGCTCGAAGAGCGCTCGCCGGAGGAGACCGCGCCGCCGATCATGGTGCCGAAACCGTAG
- a CDS encoding enoyl-CoA hydratase/isomerase family protein, whose protein sequence is MSPLVLLEEQGPLARLRLNRPERHNSLIPALLDDLLAHLDHLQRRPELRVVILDAAGRSFSTGGDVRAFAERDADRSAYAAHLVGQLNAAIRAMIALPVPIIAAVHGIVTGGALGLVLAADLVLVTPAVSFTPFYTTVGFSPDGGWSALLPLLVGARRAAQALLLDMPISAEQAVAWGLASELVAPELLPARAAALAEAIAARPPGSVQRTKRLLWQSLPDLDARLEAERQAFVAQIATPEATTGMRRFLDQLAQRKGGHL, encoded by the coding sequence ATGAGTCCTCTGGTGTTGCTTGAAGAGCAGGGGCCACTCGCGCGCCTGCGCCTCAACCGCCCGGAGCGGCATAACAGCCTGATCCCGGCGCTGCTGGATGATCTGCTGGCGCATCTGGACCATCTGCAGCGCCGTCCTGAGCTGCGCGTGGTGATCCTGGACGCCGCCGGACGCTCCTTTTCGACGGGCGGTGATGTGCGCGCCTTTGCCGAGCGCGACGCTGATCGGTCGGCGTATGCGGCTCACCTGGTGGGGCAGCTCAATGCGGCCATTCGCGCCATGATCGCGCTGCCCGTGCCGATCATCGCCGCGGTGCACGGCATCGTCACCGGTGGCGCGCTGGGACTGGTGCTCGCCGCGGATCTGGTTCTGGTCACGCCGGCGGTGAGCTTCACGCCCTTCTACACCACGGTCGGCTTCAGTCCGGATGGCGGCTGGAGCGCGTTGCTGCCCTTGCTGGTGGGCGCGCGCCGGGCGGCGCAGGCGCTGCTGCTCGACATGCCGATCAGCGCCGAGCAGGCCGTCGCCTGGGGGCTGGCCAGCGAGCTGGTCGCGCCCGAGCTGTTGCCGGCGCGGGCCGCGGCGCTGGCCGAGGCGATCGCGGCGCGACCCCCGGGGAGTGTCCAGCGCACCAAGCGCCTGCTCTGGCAGAGCCTGCCCGACCTTGATGCGCGGCTGGAGGCCGAACGCCAGGCCTTTGTCGCCCAGATCGCCACGCCCGAGGCGACGACGGGCATGCGCCGTTTTCTCGACCAGCTCGCGCAGCGCAAGGGAGGTCATCTATGA